From one Pogoniulus pusillus isolate bPogPus1 chromosome 37, bPogPus1.pri, whole genome shotgun sequence genomic stretch:
- the ZMPSTE24 gene encoding CAAX prenyl protease 1 homolog, which produces MVLPGAVWAELPAEKRIFCSVLLFSWAVYLWEAFLAHRQRRVYRTTTCVPQELGQIMDPETFEKSRLYQLDKSTFSFWSGLYSEVEGTMILLCGGIPLLWNLSGQVSGHAGFGPEYEIAQSLVFLLLATLFSAVTGLPWSLYNTFVIEEKHGFNQQTLGFFFKDALKKFVVTQCILLPVTALLLYIIKIGGDYFFIYAWLFTLIVSLVLVTIYADYIAPLFDKFIPLPEGELKQQIEMMAKGIDFPLTKVYVVEGSKRSSHSNAYFYGFFKNKRIVLFDTLLEDYSALNKEPAEGEDGENEDTKSKTKNKKQGCKNEEVLAVLGHELGHWKLGHTIKNIIISQMNSFLCFFLFAVLIGRKELFAAFGFYDTQPTLIGLMIIFQFIFSPYNEVLSFCLTVLSRRFEFQADAFAKELGKAQDLYSALIKLNRDNLGFPVSDWIFSMWHYSHPPLLERLQALKDAKQE; this is translated from the exons ATGGTGCTGCCCGGTGcggtgtgggcagagctgccgGCCGAGAAGCGCATCTTCTGCTCCGTGCTGCTCTTCTCATGGGCCGTTTACCTCTGGGAGGCCTTCCTGGCACACCGGCAG AGGCGGGTGTACAGGACAACAACATGTGTGCCACAGGAGTTAGGGCAGATCATGGATCCAGAAACCTTTGAAAAGTCTCGTCTGTACCAGCTGGACAAAAGCACTTTCAGTTTTTGGTCAGGCCTGTACTCGGAGGTGGAGGGCACT ATGATTCTTCTCTGTGGAGGAATTCCTCTTCTCTGGAATCTGTCTGGTCAGGtctctggccatgctggttTTGGACCAGAATATGAG atTGCTCAGTCTTTGGTTTTTCTGCTGCTCGCAACACTCTTCAGTGCAGTGACAGGTCTGCCGTGGAGTCTGTACAACACATTTGTCATAGAAGAGAAACATGGCTTCAATCAGCAG actctgggatttttttttaaggatgcCCTCAAGAAGTTTGTGGTGACTCAGTGCATCCTGCTGCCAGTGACTGCCCTTCTGCTCTACATCATCAAAATAGGGGGAGACTACTTCTTCATCTACGCTTGGCTCTTCACATTAATTGTTTCCTTG GTGCTTGTCACAATCTATGCAGACTACATTGCACCTTTGTTTGACAAATTTATTCCGCTGCCCGAGGGGGAGCTCAAGCAACAAATTGAAATGATGGCAAAGGGCATTGACTTCCCCTTGACTAAAGTCTACGTTGTTGAAG GTTCTAAGCGTTCTTCTCACAGCAATGCCTATTTCTATGGATTCTTCAAGAATAAGCGGATTGTGCTGTTTGACACCCTCCTGGAGGACTATTCTGCACTGAACAAAGAGCCAGCAGAAGGAGAAGATGGTGAGAATGAAGACACAAAGTCTAAAACCAAA AATAAGAAACAAGGATGTAAAAACGAAGAAGTTCTGGCTGTACTTGGTCATGAATTAGGTCACTGGAAACTAGGCCACACCATCAAAAATATTATCATCAGCCAG ATGAAttccttcctctgcttcttCCTGTTTGCCGTGTTAATTGGTAGAAAAGAACTCTTTGCCGCATTTGGTTTCTATGACACCCAGCCTACCCTGATAGGCTTGATGATTATTTTCCAGTTCATCTTTTCACCTTACAACGAG GTTCTCTCGTTTTGTTTGACTGTATTAAGCCGACGATTTGAGTTTCAAGCAGATGCATTTGCCAAGGAACTTGGGAAGGCTCAAGACCTATATTCTGCTTTGATCAAGTTAAACAGAGATAATTTAGGATTCCCCGTTTCTGACTGGATCTTTTCAATGTGGCATTACTCCCATCCACCGCTTTTAGAAAGACTGCAGGCCTTGAAAGATGCAAAGCAAGAGTGA